From Papaver somniferum cultivar HN1 unplaced genomic scaffold, ASM357369v1 unplaced-scaffold_99, whole genome shotgun sequence, the proteins below share one genomic window:
- the LOC113346451 gene encoding nitrate regulatory gene2 protein-like, with translation MNFMKKYNQREMGCGNSKVDDLPLVIRCRTRKELIKAAVDHRYSLAASHITYFRSLKDVGDALRRFVDEELIIGGSNDHLNLSEPSSPVLTLPSEEGKKPKNNNNTTSSSTSISHNHHHDDDGHLHFEDSDSSVNSDSVSSGHIHSHSHDHDSPPHYHSEPPPIRQQQEQQPYYYPSQPNYYPSQPDFYPSQPDFYPSQPNYYPSQPDYYNSQSQQPRMNTYFMKKPGTQIPSMIYEEPQSHSSSFYPSYPQCGGNGGGAGGYFGVPMGFPSSSPQNPPRYDPNFCDPYGYNQPQRNAAPSRPPSPPPPPAPEVSSWDFLNPFDLSENAYPNYPGPRYGNGTTSSSSPDSVEVRRREGIPDLEDEMQQQHQQHPTKQSHKDKQRFRGVPDSGDGSSRSIHSNSRGVPGTGEGTSKAVRAANVEIKTNSVEEKESTSSPESITITESSGGEEEITRKKGVSFEMDMPSSASLQDNNGSSNPSNLTAVSTNVTRDIDEVVKEIRDEFEVASGYGKEVGVMLEVGKLRYQSTGNALKGISSKILNLVAPTTSKHSYNHSRRSRPASVMKMAKTNYGEPEEFKLSPGSLSVTLERLYAWEKKLFKEVKDEERLRVVYEKKCKRLQNLDDRGAESNKIEATQIAIRKLLTKINIAIRAIESISSRINKLRDEELQPQITELIHGLIRMWKNMLRCHHKQFQAIVESKNRTLVARTGAGRDSSLKATMELQVELLNWSSHFSDWISTQRSYIESLNGWLLGCLVEEPEETSDGVMPFSPGRAGAPPIFVICNDWYQAFDRLSETEVANTMNAFALSLHQLWERQDEEQRQRLKADYLSKDFEKRLRTLQKKDIKTRSDLDTLSERSVVPTGSGVSHPLDDLKVDLDSMRKRLEDEKAIYKETVKQVHEAASTSLQSGLIPIFETLENFTSETLKAYESVRIQNVGQPA, from the exons ATGAATTTTATGAAGAAATATAATCAACG AGAGATGGGCTGTGGGAATTCTAAAGTAGATGATCTACCGTTAGTAATTCGTTGCagaacaagaaaggaattgattaAAGCAGCTGTTGATCATAGATATTCACTTGCTGCATCACATATTACTTACTTTCGTTCTTTGAAAGATGTTGGCGATGCTCTTCGGAGATTTGTTGATGAGGAATTGATTATTGGCGGCAGTAATGACCATCTTAATTTATCGGAACCGTCTTCACCAGTATTAACACTACCATCGGAGGAAGGTAAGAAACCCAAGAATAATAATAACACTACATCTTCATCTACTTCAATTTCTCATAATCATCACCACGATGATGATGGTCACTTGCATTTTGAGGATTCGGATTCGAGTGTAAATTCAGATTCAGTTTCGTCAGGCCATATACATAGTCATAGTCATGATCATGATAGTCCTCCACATTATCACTCAGAACCACCACCAATTAGACAACAACAAGAACAGCAACCTTATTATTATCCGTCTCAACCCAATTATTATCCCTCTCAACCAGATTTCTATCCGTCTCAACCTGATTTTTATCCGTCTCAACCTAATTATTATCCCTCTCAACCTGATTATTACAATAGTCAATCTCAACAACCAAGAATGAATACATATTTTATGAAGAAACCAGGTACTCAAATTCCTTCAATGATTTATGAAGAGCCACAGTCACATTCATCAAGTTTTTATCCTAGTTACCCTCAGTGTGGAGggaatggtggtggtgctggaggaTATTTTGGGGTTCCAATGGGTTTTCCTTCTTCCTCACCTCAGAATCCGCCTCGTTATGATCCTAATTTTTGTGATCCTTATGGTTATAATCAGCCTCAGAGGAATGCTGCACCAAGTAGACCTCcatctccacctccacctcctgCACCTGAAGTTTCTAGTTGGGATTTTCTAAATCCTTTTGATTTGTCTGAAAATGCATATCCTAATTATCCCGGGCCTAGATATGGAAATGGAACTACCAGCAGTAGTAGTCCTGATTCTGTTGAAGTAAGAAGGAGAGAAGGGATTCCTGATTTGGAAGATGAAATGCAGCAGCAACACCAACAACATCCCACAAAACAATCACACAAGGATAAACAAAGATTCAGGGGAGTTCCTGATTCTGGCGACGGCAGTTCTAGATCAATTCATTCTAATTCTAGAGGAGTTCCGGGTACAGGGGAAGGCACATCTAAAGCTGTACGAGCAGCAAATGTGGAGATTAAAACAAATTCAGTTGAGGAGAAAGAGAGTACTAGCAGCCCGGAGTCAATTACAATAACAGAAAGTAGCGGGGGAGAGGAGGAAATAACAAGGAAGAAGGGGGTAAGTTTTGAGATGGATATGCCATCGTCCGCCTCACTTCAGGATAATAATGGATCCTCAAACCCAAGTAACTTAACTGCAGTGTCCACAAATGTCACACGTGATATTGATGAAGTCGTCAAAGAAATCAGGGATGAATTTGAGGTTGCTTCAGGTTATGGTAAGGAGGTTGGGGTGATGCTTGAGGTGGGCAAGCTGCGTTATCAGTCTACTGGCAATGCACTAAAAG GGATCTCTTCCAAGATTCTGAATCTGGTAGCACCTACCACATCGAAACATTCATACAATCATTCTCGGCGATCACGGCCTGCAAGTGTAATGAAAATGGCCAAGACAAACTATGGGGAACCTGAGGAGTTCAAATTGAGCCCAGGAAGCCTTTCCGTAACTTTGGAAAGACTCTATGCGTGGGAAAAGAAACTTTTTAAGGAGGTTAAG GATGAGGAAAGACTACGGGTTGTGTATGAAAAGAAATGTAAGAGGCTGCAGAATTTGGATGATAGAGGCGCAGAATCCAACAAGATCGAAGCTACACAGATTGCGATAAGGAAGTTGCTCACTAAAATCAATATTGCTATCAGAGCTATTGAGTCTATATCAAGCCGAATTAACAAGTTAAGGGATGAAGAACTGCAACCTCAGATAACAGAATTGATTCATGG ATTGATACGAATGTGGAAGAACATGCTCAGGTGTCATCATAAGCAGTTCCAAGCGATTGTAGAGAGCAAAAACCGTACTCTTGTTGCAAGAACTGGTGCTGGACGAGATTCAAGCTTGAAGGCTACCATGGAATTACAAGTGGAGCTTCTAAACTGGAGCAGCCACTTCAGTGATTGGATAAGCACTCAGAGATCTTATATTGAATCCTTGAACGGCTGGCTCCTGGGTTGTCTTGTTGAGGAACCAGAAGAAACATCCGATGGCGTCATGCCTTTTTCCCCTGGCAGAGCTGGTGCTCCCCCTATTTTTGTGATCTGCAACGATTGGTATCAAGCATTTGATAGGCTTTCAGAGACTGAAGTTGCGAACACCATGAATGCGTTTGCTTTGAGCTTGCATCAGTTATGGGAGAGACAGGACGAGGAGCAGCGACAAAGGCTAAAAGCTGATTACCTATCGAAGGATTTCGAGAAACGGCTAAGAACCCTCCAGAAGAAGGATATCAAGACCAGGAGTGACTTGGATACGTTATCTGAAAGGTCTGTTGTTCCAACTGGAAGTGGAGTTTCACACCCACTGGATGATCTCAAGGTGGATCTAGATTCCATGAGGAAGAGGCTGGAAGATGAGAAAGCAATATACAAAGAAACAGTTAAACAAGTTCATGAGGCTGCATCAACCAGTTTGCAATCTGGTCTGATTCCAATTTTTGAAACCCTGGAAAACTTCACTTCAGAGACTCTGAAAGCTTACGAGAGTGTCCGCATACAGAACGTTGGGCAACCTGCATAG